From Triticum aestivum cultivar Chinese Spring chromosome 4A, IWGSC CS RefSeq v2.1, whole genome shotgun sequence, a single genomic window includes:
- the LOC123086588 gene encoding leucine-rich repeat receptor protein kinase MSL1: MDGVYQALVVTVAASVGISFPCLLVAFLCRHRKNRLLEPDHRCPSSSSLPVSAPIGISSELSSSWSLYGSAVDSSLKKLSLDDLARATGEFSPDNIIGDGSFGFVYRAVLPDGGPAVAVKRLSADHAAGAGNREFRAELEVLGSLSHRNLARLLGYCAAGRDRLLVYELLERGSLDAWLHGDAASAGGLLPWPARLRVTRGAAAALAFLHHDRHPPVLHRDVKSSNVLLDEGFEAKLADFGHARVVTGGPAASQLSTQAAGTAGYMAPEIREGVGASVKADVYSFGMLMMETVTGRRPSWPMKNIRGKEVELLKWAREKVEAGISSEIADHRMGLEGEKETKEVKAFLDIAQSCTEESPKYRPTMKEVVERLNRL, translated from the exons ATGGACGGCGTGTACCAAGCGCTGGTCGTGACCGTGGCTGCCTCCGTAGGCATCTCCttcccctgcctcctcgtcgccttcctctGCCGCCACCGCAAGAACCGCCTCCTCGAGCCGGACCACCGctgcccgtcgtcgtcgtccctcCCAGTCTCCGCCCCGATCGGGATATCGTCGGAGCTCTCCTCGTCGTGGTCTCTGTACGGATCGGCCGTCGACTCCTCGCTCAAGAAGCTCTCGCTGGACGACCTCGCTAGGGCCACCGGCGAATTCTCCCCGGACAACATCATCGGCGACGGCAGCTTCGGGTTCGTGTACCGCGCCGTGCTCCCGGACGGCGGGCCCGCGGTGGCCGTGAAGCGCCTCTCCGCGGaccacgccgccggcgccggcaACCGCGAGTTCCGCGCCGAGCTGGAGGTGCTCGGCAGCCTCAGCCACCGCAACCTCGCGCGCCTGCTCGGCTACTGCGCCGCCGGGCGCGACCGCCTCCTCGTCTACGAGCTCCTCGAGCGAGGCAGCCTCGACGCCTGGCTGCACGGCGACGCCGCCTCGGCCGGTGGCCTGCTCCCGTGGCCCGCGCGCCTCCGCGTCACCCGCGGCGCAGCGGCCGCGCTCGCCTTCCTGCACCACGACCGCCACCCGCCCGTGCTCCACCGCGACGTCAAGTCCAGCAACGTGCTACTCGACGAGGGGTTCGAGGCCAAGCTCGCCGATTTCGGCCATGCGAGGGTCGTCACCGGCGGCCCTGCCGCGTCGCAGCTCAGCACGCAGGCCGCCGGCACAGCGGG GTACATGGCACCAGAGATACGTGAAGGCGTGGGAGCAAGCGTGAAAGCAGATGTGTACAGTTTTGGCATGCTAATGATGGAGACAGTGACCGGTCGACGACCAAGCTGGCCAATGAAGAACATTAGAGGTAAGGAAGTAGAACTATTGAAATGGGCAAGGGAAAAGGTTGAGGCCGGCATATCCTCGGAGATTGCGGATCATCGAATGGGTTTAGAAGGGGAAAAGGAAACAAAGGAGGTGAAAGCTTTCTTGGACATCGCACAAAGTTGCACAGAGGAGTCTCCTAAGTATCGACCGACAATGAAAGAGGTGGTAGAGAGGCTCAATAGGCTGTGA
- the LOC123086589 gene encoding heterogeneous nuclear ribonucleoproteins A1 homolog isoform X3 has translation MDRYQRVEKPRNETPIRENEIRITALGRMRNYIGYGMSLLEENGHDEITIKAMGRAINKTVMVAELIKRRVAGLHQNTSIESVGITYTWEPLEEGLVPLETTRHVSMITLTLSKEPLDTSSPGYQPPIPAEEVKPAFDYEHEGSFPSARGRGRGGPGGGRRGRGRAISNGPPPYDWGEEWEEDGDYYYNGRGRGRGRLRGRGRARGYHGGGRRGGYGYDYGYGGRGGYYEERGGYFDGEADEYQPPPGRGRGRGRWMEQNEYFDEPYEYPPPGRGRGMGRRGGPWRARGRGRGPMLD, from the exons ATGGATAGATACCAAAGGGTGGAGAAGCCTCGGAATGAGACACCGATTCGCGAGAATGAGATCAGAATCACTGCGCTCGGGAGGATGAGGAACTATATCGGCTATGGAATGTCGTTGCTTGAG GAAAATGGGCATGATGAGATCACTATCAAAGCCATGGGACGAGCCATAAATAAGACGGTCATGGTTGCTGAATTGATCAAG AGAAGGGTTGCTGGTCTCCATCAGAATACGTCTATTGAATCTGTTGGCATCACCTACACATGGGAGCCTCTGGAAGAAGGCCTTGTCCC GCTAGAGACAACTCGTCATGTATCAATGATTACCCTAACATTGTCCAAGGAACCATTGGATACGTCATCTCCAGG GTACCAGCCACCCATACCAGCTGAAGAGGTGAAACCTGcttttgattatgaacatgaag gatcctttccctctgctcGTGGGAGAGGTCGTGGTGGACCTGGTGGCGGCCGAAGGGGCAGGGGCAGAG CTATTAGCAATGGACCCCCTCCTTATGACTGGGGTGAAGAATGGGAGGAGGATGGAGACTATTACTACAATGGTAGAGGCAGAGGGAGAGGCCGGCTAAGAGGAAGGGGAAGAGCCCGTGGCTACCACGGAGGTGGTCGACGTGGTGGCTATGGCTATGATTACGGTTATGGTGGCAGGGGTGGCTACTATGAAGAGCGGGGTGGATACTTTGATGGCGAAGCAGATGAGTATCAACCCCCTCCAGGCCGTG GGCGTGGCAGGGGAAGATGGATGGAGCAGAATGAATACTTCGACGAACCTTATGAATACCCTCCTCCAGGCCGTG GTCGTGGCATGGGAAGAAGGGGAGGGCCATGGCGCGCCCGAGGCCGCGGGCGTGGCCCGATGCTAGATTGA
- the LOC123086589 gene encoding heterogeneous nuclear ribonucleoproteins A1 homolog isoform X2: MDRYQRVEKPRNETPIRENEIRITALGRMRNYIGYGMSLLEENGHDEITIKAMGRAINKTVMVAELIKRRVAGLHQNTSIESVGITYTWEPLEEGLVPLETTRHVSMITLTLSKEPLDTSSPGYQPPIPAEEVKPAFDYEHEGSFPSARGRGRGGPGGGRRGRGRAISNGPPPYDWGEEWEEDGDYYYNGRGRGRGRLRGRGRARGYHGGGRRGGYGYDYGYGGRGGYYEERGGYFDGEADEYQPPPGRGRGRGRRMEQSEYYNGEPDEYRPPPGRGRGMGRRGGPWRARGRGRGPMLD; the protein is encoded by the exons ATGGATAGATACCAAAGGGTGGAGAAGCCTCGGAATGAGACACCGATTCGCGAGAATGAGATCAGAATCACTGCGCTCGGGAGGATGAGGAACTATATCGGCTATGGAATGTCGTTGCTTGAG GAAAATGGGCATGATGAGATCACTATCAAAGCCATGGGACGAGCCATAAATAAGACGGTCATGGTTGCTGAATTGATCAAG AGAAGGGTTGCTGGTCTCCATCAGAATACGTCTATTGAATCTGTTGGCATCACCTACACATGGGAGCCTCTGGAAGAAGGCCTTGTCCC GCTAGAGACAACTCGTCATGTATCAATGATTACCCTAACATTGTCCAAGGAACCATTGGATACGTCATCTCCAGG GTACCAGCCACCCATACCAGCTGAAGAGGTGAAACCTGcttttgattatgaacatgaag gatcctttccctctgctcGTGGGAGAGGTCGTGGTGGACCTGGTGGCGGCCGAAGGGGCAGGGGCAGAG CTATTAGCAATGGACCCCCTCCTTATGACTGGGGTGAAGAATGGGAGGAGGATGGAGACTATTACTACAATGGTAGAGGCAGAGGGAGAGGCCGGCTAAGAGGAAGGGGAAGAGCCCGTGGCTACCACGGAGGTGGTCGACGTGGTGGCTATGGCTATGATTACGGTTATGGTGGCAGGGGTGGCTACTATGAAGAGCGGGGTGGATACTTTGATGGCGAAGCAGATGAGTATCAACCCCCTCCAGGCCGTG GGCGTGGCAGGGGAAGAAGAATGGAGCAGAGTGAGTACTACAATGGCGAACCAGATGAGTATCGCCCTCCTCCAGGCCGTG GTCGTGGCATGGGAAGAAGGGGAGGGCCATGGCGCGCCCGAGGCCGCGGGCGTGGCCCGATGCTAGATTGA
- the LOC123086589 gene encoding heterogeneous nuclear ribonucleoproteins A1 homolog isoform X1 produces MDRYQRVEKPRNETPIRENEIRITALGRMRNYIGYGMSLLEENGHDEITIKAMGRAINKTVMVAELIKRRVAGLHQNTSIESVGITYTWEPLEEGLVPLETTRHVSMITLTLSKEPLDTSSPGYQPPIPAEEVKPAFDYEHEGSFPSARGRGRGGPGGGRRGRGRAISNGPPPYDWGEEWEEDGDYYYNGRGRGRGRLRGRGRARGYHGGGRRGGYGYDYGYGGRGGYYEERGGYFDGEADEYQPPPGRGRGRGRRMEQSEYYNGEPDEYRPPPGRGRGRGRWMEQNEYFDEPYEYPPPGRGRGMGRRGGPWRARGRGRGPMLD; encoded by the exons ATGGATAGATACCAAAGGGTGGAGAAGCCTCGGAATGAGACACCGATTCGCGAGAATGAGATCAGAATCACTGCGCTCGGGAGGATGAGGAACTATATCGGCTATGGAATGTCGTTGCTTGAG GAAAATGGGCATGATGAGATCACTATCAAAGCCATGGGACGAGCCATAAATAAGACGGTCATGGTTGCTGAATTGATCAAG AGAAGGGTTGCTGGTCTCCATCAGAATACGTCTATTGAATCTGTTGGCATCACCTACACATGGGAGCCTCTGGAAGAAGGCCTTGTCCC GCTAGAGACAACTCGTCATGTATCAATGATTACCCTAACATTGTCCAAGGAACCATTGGATACGTCATCTCCAGG GTACCAGCCACCCATACCAGCTGAAGAGGTGAAACCTGcttttgattatgaacatgaag gatcctttccctctgctcGTGGGAGAGGTCGTGGTGGACCTGGTGGCGGCCGAAGGGGCAGGGGCAGAG CTATTAGCAATGGACCCCCTCCTTATGACTGGGGTGAAGAATGGGAGGAGGATGGAGACTATTACTACAATGGTAGAGGCAGAGGGAGAGGCCGGCTAAGAGGAAGGGGAAGAGCCCGTGGCTACCACGGAGGTGGTCGACGTGGTGGCTATGGCTATGATTACGGTTATGGTGGCAGGGGTGGCTACTATGAAGAGCGGGGTGGATACTTTGATGGCGAAGCAGATGAGTATCAACCCCCTCCAGGCCGTG GGCGTGGCAGGGGAAGAAGAATGGAGCAGAGTGAGTACTACAATGGCGAACCAGATGAGTATCGCCCTCCTCCAGGCCGTG GGCGTGGCAGGGGAAGATGGATGGAGCAGAATGAATACTTCGACGAACCTTATGAATACCCTCCTCCAGGCCGTG GTCGTGGCATGGGAAGAAGGGGAGGGCCATGGCGCGCCCGAGGCCGCGGGCGTGGCCCGATGCTAGATTGA